In Thermospira aquatica, the following proteins share a genomic window:
- a CDS encoding cation transporter: MKRVYVNISGMSCQGCMNIVKNTLMKVEGVVDVEVELVPGSAKIICDENVKSAQLVSSINENTSYKASLQKEEDVLEEELKE; the protein is encoded by the coding sequence ATGAAGAGAGTATATGTAAACATTTCAGGGATGAGCTGTCAGGGCTGTATGAATATTGTCAAAAACACCTTGATGAAGGTAGAGGGTGTTGTGGATGTTGAGGTTGAGCTTGTTCCGGGAAGTGCAAAGATTATTTGTGATGAGAATGTAAAATCAGCACAACTTGTAAGTTCTATAAATGAGAATACTTCATACAAGGCAAGCTTACAAAAAGAAGAAGATGTTTTAGAGGAAGAACTTAAGGAGTAA
- a CDS encoding class I SAM-dependent methyltransferase encodes MMKNKNITNYSEKFIHYYSDHIPEKIKELLENFRFTKIADIGCGDGALLYSLKTNNYFEKFEKIYALDVSSLRLERVKNIDEKITVIHDDISILNNLNILEKVDFIICNQVIEHVSDDEKAIKNMSAFLKPGALCQENCV; translated from the coding sequence ATGATGAAGAACAAAAATATAACAAATTACTCTGAAAAGTTTATCCATTATTACAGCGATCATATTCCAGAAAAAATAAAGGAATTATTAGAGAATTTTCGTTTCACTAAGATTGCTGACATAGGTTGTGGGGATGGTGCTCTTTTATATTCCCTTAAAACCAACAACTATTTTGAAAAGTTTGAAAAAATATATGCTCTTGATGTCTCATCGTTAAGACTAGAAAGAGTTAAAAATATAGATGAGAAAATCACTGTTATTCATGATGATATATCTATATTAAACAATCTAAATATTCTTGAAAAAGTAGACTTTATTATATGCAATCAAGTAATTGAACATGTTTCAGATGATGAAAAGGCCATAAAAAATATGAGTGCTTTCTTAAAACCCGGTGCATTGTGTCAAGAAAATTGTGTCTAG
- the flgG gene encoding flagellar basal-body rod protein FlgG, with protein sequence MMRSLWTAASGMIGEQFHIDTIANNLANINTTGFKKTRAEFEDLLYQTIRLAGTPSSEISQYPTGIQVGLGVRPAATQKFYTQGSLQNTGNKLDIAIEGEGFLGVILPDGTQAYTRDGTLKLDSNGEIVTSQGYRLNPPIVLPDEFEIQSLTISKDGLVTVKVAGEDEDIEVGRILLYRFINPAGLTNIGENYVKESPASGPAVEGIPSLAGYGKIHQGFLEMSNVNAVQEMVDMIVAQRAYEFNSRAIQTSDSMLGTANSLKR encoded by the coding sequence ATGATGCGTTCACTCTGGACAGCTGCCTCCGGGATGATTGGAGAGCAGTTTCATATCGATACCATTGCCAACAACCTGGCAAACATCAATACCACAGGTTTTAAGAAAACTCGAGCGGAGTTTGAAGACCTTCTCTACCAGACGATTCGTCTCGCGGGAACGCCCTCCTCGGAGATTTCCCAATATCCGACAGGAATTCAGGTGGGACTGGGTGTCCGTCCAGCCGCTACCCAGAAATTCTACACGCAGGGGAGCCTCCAGAATACTGGCAACAAACTGGATATCGCCATTGAAGGTGAGGGGTTTCTTGGGGTAATTCTGCCAGATGGAACTCAGGCTTATACAAGAGATGGTACCCTTAAATTAGACAGTAATGGAGAGATTGTCACCTCCCAGGGATATCGATTAAATCCACCCATTGTCCTACCGGATGAATTTGAGATTCAGAGTCTTACTATCTCCAAGGATGGTCTGGTCACGGTGAAGGTTGCAGGCGAAGATGAAGATATCGAAGTAGGAAGAATTCTCCTCTACCGTTTTATTAACCCTGCTGGTCTTACCAATATCGGAGAAAACTATGTCAAGGAAAGCCCTGCGTCAGGACCGGCTGTTGAAGGGATACCTTCCCTCGCTGGCTATGGAAAAATCCACCAGGGTTTTCTCGAAATGTCAAATGTCAATGCCGTACAGGAAATGGTGGACATGATTGTAGCTCAGCGCGCGTATGAATTCAACTCTCGAGCTATTCAAACGAGTGATTCCATGCTTGGAACGGCGAATAGCCTGAAACGATAA
- a CDS encoding DUF192 domain-containing protein → MFTNFIVVTLLTQQLLFPLAITETEQRTGMMYRRGWGEWAGMIFVFPGPQQVGFWMKNTYLPMSIVYTDEELNILEIHQGIPFNTEVMVSRTSRVRYVLELDPAKTNLIFTHYESFRRSLKKKLQRRGL, encoded by the coding sequence ATGTTTACCAATTTTATTGTGGTGACGCTTCTTACCCAGCAGCTTCTTTTCCCCCTCGCGATCACGGAAACAGAACAGCGAACTGGTATGATGTATCGGAGGGGATGGGGAGAATGGGCAGGGATGATTTTTGTTTTTCCCGGGCCGCAACAGGTTGGTTTCTGGATGAAGAATACTTATCTTCCTATGAGTATTGTCTATACGGATGAGGAACTCAACATTCTTGAGATTCATCAGGGGATACCGTTCAATACGGAGGTGATGGTTTCTCGAACTTCACGAGTCCGCTATGTTCTGGAGCTTGATCCCGCAAAAACCAATCTTATTTTTACTCATTACGAGAGTTTTCGTCGTTCTCTAAAGAAAAAACTCCAGAGGAGGGGTTTATGA
- a CDS encoding SHOCT domain-containing protein: protein MSNNKDINIAKIDDSTLERLGDAVMSLYIPDEATHEYMDNMMGGEGSTSLKNMHITIAANYIAYLKGERISPFMGPGMMFLPFYRGRENIFGGWPMGWMHWNYPWMGFGYYGLGGWFMIILLLIVIGVIVYLILRERRASVFSNKTPLDILKERYAKGEISKEEFDRIKKDL, encoded by the coding sequence GTGAGCAACAATAAGGATATTAACATTGCCAAAATTGATGATTCTACTCTTGAGAGGCTTGGGGATGCGGTTATGAGTCTTTATATCCCTGATGAAGCAACGCATGAATATATGGACAATATGATGGGAGGAGAAGGTTCAACAAGTTTGAAGAATATGCATATTACAATTGCGGCGAATTATATTGCTTATCTGAAAGGAGAAAGAATTTCTCCATTTATGGGTCCTGGAATGATGTTTTTACCTTTTTATAGAGGAAGAGAAAATATTTTTGGAGGTTGGCCTATGGGTTGGATGCACTGGAATTATCCCTGGATGGGATTTGGATATTATGGTTTAGGAGGTTGGTTTATGATAATTTTGCTTTTGATCGTAATAGGAGTGATAGTATATCTCATTTTGAGAGAGAGAAGAGCAAGTGTTTTTTCAAATAAAACACCGCTTGATATTCTTAAAGAAAGATATGCTAAAGGAGAGATTTCTAAAGAAGAGTTTGATAGGATAAAAAAAGATTTATAA
- a CDS encoding metal-sensing transcriptional repressor translates to MEYCRNAHHSEEFKKDLIKRLNKIEGQVKGIKKMIEENVYCDDILNQITGIRSALAGVQEKLLSGHIKTCVFDQIKEGEVEVVEELTRTIRRMLK, encoded by the coding sequence ATGGAATATTGTAGAAATGCCCATCATTCCGAAGAATTTAAAAAAGATTTAATTAAGCGTCTTAACAAGATTGAAGGACAGGTAAAAGGAATAAAAAAGATGATTGAAGAAAACGTATACTGTGATGATATTTTAAATCAAATTACTGGCATTCGTTCTGCTCTTGCAGGAGTACAAGAAAAGTTACTTTCTGGGCATATTAAGACATGTGTCTTTGATCAGATTAAAGAAGGTGAGGTTGAGGTGGTTGAAGAATTAACCAGAACGATTAGAAGAATGTTAAAATAG
- a CDS encoding tetratricopeptide repeat protein, with protein MKKELLGLFLWLAWGGAAFCQEHDEIYRLVEKGMVLDGFQRILHNDVRYTNFSLMIRAANLLLQWGISSNGEEFLLSNSDGEKRSYYFPVEAVLLPFTNQYAKDGTLWETLCRYYARGFDEGWFFTEEKARRFLQLMDTYQKTVKTPLPSLLASQVRALKILQNTNEAWSLATNLVARYPKDPDVVFIYAEMLYFRQNGGEALQTLQQFYPQLVSLRDRVRFGLLSAQLYLENQKPQEALFLAERLLAYYTNETVFFLILEASYQLKQWRRFTDRGLLLLGFNPESTENLVRISRFFILARQREWAEVFFEKALDNYGVSPLRRGLLYFYLGEVYRNLQLRDNAIGAYEQARAEFLLVEPVPSENLAMIDMMIYRTKNP; from the coding sequence ATGAAGAAAGAACTTCTTGGGCTTTTTCTCTGGCTTGCATGGGGAGGCGCAGCATTTTGTCAGGAGCACGATGAAATTTATCGCCTGGTAGAGAAAGGAATGGTATTGGATGGTTTTCAACGGATTTTGCACAATGATGTTCGTTATACGAACTTTTCTCTTATGATTCGGGCAGCCAATCTTTTGCTTCAATGGGGGATTTCATCAAACGGGGAAGAGTTTCTTCTTTCGAATAGTGATGGAGAAAAGCGTTCCTATTATTTTCCTGTGGAGGCCGTTCTTCTCCCCTTTACCAATCAGTATGCTAAAGATGGTACTTTGTGGGAAACCCTTTGTCGGTACTATGCGAGGGGATTTGATGAAGGATGGTTTTTCACAGAAGAAAAGGCTCGTCGGTTTCTTCAGCTCATGGACACATACCAGAAGACCGTGAAAACACCGCTTCCCTCTCTGCTTGCCAGTCAGGTGAGGGCACTAAAAATTCTCCAGAATACCAATGAGGCGTGGTCACTTGCCACCAATCTTGTTGCTCGTTATCCCAAAGATCCTGACGTGGTATTTATCTATGCAGAGATGCTTTATTTTCGACAAAATGGGGGGGAGGCTCTTCAGACGCTCCAGCAGTTTTATCCCCAACTTGTTTCTCTTCGAGACAGGGTGCGTTTTGGACTTCTCTCTGCTCAGTTGTATCTTGAAAACCAAAAACCTCAGGAAGCTCTTTTCCTTGCAGAACGTCTTCTTGCCTACTATACCAATGAGACGGTTTTTTTCCTTATCCTTGAGGCTAGTTACCAGCTTAAACAGTGGAGAAGATTCACAGACCGTGGACTTCTTTTGTTGGGTTTTAATCCAGAGAGTACGGAAAACCTTGTCAGGATAAGTCGTTTTTTTATCCTTGCTCGTCAACGAGAATGGGCTGAGGTGTTTTTTGAAAAAGCGCTGGATAATTATGGCGTGTCTCCTTTAAGGAGGGGACTCTTGTACTTTTACCTGGGGGAGGTGTACAGGAATCTCCAGCTACGGGACAACGCTATTGGTGCGTATGAACAAGCAAGGGCAGAGTTTCTTTTGGTTGAGCCTGTTCCGTCGGAGAATCTTGCCATGATTGATATGATGATTTACCGAACAAAAAATCCTTGA
- a CDS encoding urease accessory protein UreH domain-containing protein, with protein sequence MEKKEVKLNVRGMSCNACEIRIEEVLSKEEGIYNVKAKRNKNMVILSYNPQKIDLERIKSLINELGYKVEGVLTNESGNLNFSFIPIFITSGVILVFFILQNKLGIHFLPVITKEMGYGILFVVGLLTSFHCVGMCGGINLTQSLHKDKNNFIPSLKYNIGRLIAYTLIGGIFGGIGTLFSLSSFSKGFIFIIAGIFMITMGLNLFGIFSLGNFLSKFFSQVYAKVNKKGKLIDPFFVGILNGLMPCGPLQGMQIYALSSGSFFTGALSMFFFALGTLPLMLGLGVLVNFLSKKVGYHMMKVSGLIVIFLGISMLSNGLALTGNPLFKEKDKNYSVAKLNGDLQTVITEIEPNRYPPIVVEKGKPVKWIIKVSEENLNSCNNAIVIPALGIEKRLIPGENIIEFTPTNEGNIYYSCWMGMISSTIKVVNNINQSDIVVEENIGGGGSCCASGNIGRYSGGKLPLDSIGIAKIKDGFQEVVINVDENGYSPSVIVLQKNIQAKIIFNPKKLTSCNYVVIFPEYRGRLDLSVGQWETPLLNVSEDFTFTCWMGMLNGYAKVVEDLRKVDIQKIQKELENYRSPRAGGCCGG encoded by the coding sequence ATGGAAAAAAAAGAAGTAAAACTCAATGTGAGGGGGATGAGTTGTAATGCCTGTGAAATCAGAATAGAAGAGGTACTTTCTAAAGAAGAAGGGATTTATAATGTTAAGGCGAAGAGAAATAAAAATATGGTTATTCTAAGCTATAATCCACAAAAGATTGATTTAGAAAGAATAAAAAGCTTAATCAATGAACTCGGTTATAAGGTAGAAGGTGTTTTGACGAATGAAAGTGGAAATTTAAATTTTTCTTTTATACCTATTTTCATAACGAGTGGCGTAATTTTAGTTTTTTTTATATTGCAAAATAAATTAGGAATACATTTTCTTCCAGTTATAACGAAAGAAATGGGATATGGAATACTTTTTGTTGTTGGTTTACTCACATCTTTTCATTGTGTTGGAATGTGCGGAGGAATAAACTTAACGCAGAGCTTACACAAAGATAAAAATAATTTTATCCCTTCTCTCAAGTATAATATTGGCAGACTAATTGCTTATACATTAATTGGTGGAATCTTTGGTGGAATAGGTACACTCTTTTCACTTTCATCTTTTTCTAAGGGTTTTATTTTTATCATTGCTGGGATATTTATGATTACAATGGGACTTAATCTTTTTGGGATATTTTCTTTAGGAAATTTTTTATCAAAATTTTTTAGTCAGGTTTATGCAAAGGTGAACAAAAAAGGAAAACTCATTGATCCTTTTTTTGTTGGTATTTTGAACGGACTTATGCCTTGTGGACCACTTCAGGGAATGCAGATTTATGCTTTGAGTAGTGGGAGTTTCTTTACTGGTGCTTTATCGATGTTTTTCTTTGCTCTTGGAACACTACCTTTAATGCTTGGGTTGGGGGTTTTAGTTAATTTTTTGTCTAAGAAAGTTGGCTATCACATGATGAAAGTAAGTGGGCTTATTGTAATTTTTTTAGGCATTTCTATGCTTTCAAATGGATTAGCACTTACTGGAAATCCATTGTTTAAAGAAAAGGATAAAAATTATAGTGTTGCAAAGTTGAATGGTGATCTTCAGACAGTTATCACTGAGATTGAGCCAAATAGATATCCACCCATAGTTGTAGAAAAAGGAAAACCAGTGAAATGGATCATAAAGGTGAGCGAGGAAAACCTGAATAGTTGTAACAATGCAATAGTAATTCCAGCCCTCGGTATAGAAAAAAGATTAATTCCAGGAGAGAATATTATTGAATTTACTCCTACAAATGAAGGAAATATCTATTATTCTTGCTGGATGGGAATGATTTCAAGTACTATAAAGGTTGTTAACAATATAAATCAATCAGATATTGTTGTTGAAGAGAATATAGGTGGTGGTGGAAGTTGTTGCGCGAGCGGAAATATCGGACGATATTCTGGTGGAAAACTACCTTTAGACAGTATTGGAATTGCTAAAATAAAAGATGGTTTTCAAGAGGTGGTTATTAATGTGGATGAAAATGGTTATTCACCTTCAGTTATAGTATTACAGAAAAATATTCAAGCAAAGATAATCTTTAATCCAAAGAAGCTTACAAGTTGCAACTACGTGGTTATTTTCCCTGAGTATAGAGGCAGGCTTGATTTGAGTGTGGGACAATGGGAGACACCCTTGTTAAATGTTTCAGAAGATTTTACTTTTACTTGCTGGATGGGTATGCTTAATGGGTATGCAAAGGTTGTGGAAGATTTGAGAAAAGTTGATATTCAAAAAATACAAAAAGAGCTTGAAAACTACAGAAGTCCAAGGGCAGGTGGGTGTTGTGGCGGATGA
- the flgG gene encoding flagellar basal-body rod protein FlgG, with protein sequence MMRSLWTAASGMIGEQFHIDTIANNLANINTTGFKKTRAEFEDLLYQTIRLAGTPSSEISQYPTGIQVGLGVRPAATQKFYTQGSLQNTGNKLDIAIEGEGFLGVILPDGTQAYTRDGTLKLDSNGEIVTSQGYRLNPPIVLPDEFEIQSLTISKDGLVTVKVAGEDEDIEVGRILLYRFINPAGLTNIGENYVKESPASGPAVEGIPSLAGYGKIHQGFLEMSNVNAVQEMVDMIVAQRAYEFNSRAIQTSDSMLGTANSLKR encoded by the coding sequence ATGATGCGTTCACTCTGGACAGCTGCCTCCGGGATGATTGGAGAGCAGTTTCATATCGATACCATTGCCAACAACCTGGCAAACATCAATACCACAGGTTTTAAGAAAACTCGAGCGGAGTTTGAAGACCTTCTCTACCAGACGATTCGTCTCGCGGGAACGCCCTCCTCGGAGATTTCCCAATATCCGACAGGAATTCAGGTGGGACTGGGTGTTCGTCCAGCCGCTACCCAGAAATTCTACACGCAGGGGAGCCTCCAGAATACTGGCAACAAACTGGATATCGCCATTGAAGGTGAGGGGTTTCTTGGGGTAATTCTGCCAGATGGAACTCAGGCTTATACAAGAGATGGTACCCTTAAATTAGACAGTAATGGAGAGATTGTCACCTCCCAGGGATATCGATTAAATCCACCCATTGTCCTACCGGATGAATTTGAGATTCAGAGTCTTACTATCTCCAAGGATGGTCTGGTCACGGTGAAGGTTGCAGGCGAAGATGAAGATATCGAAGTAGGAAGAATTCTCCTCTACCGTTTTATTAACCCTGCTGGTCTTACCAATATCGGAGAAAACTATGTCAAGGAAAGCCCTGCGTCAGGACCGGCTGTTGAAGGGATACCTTCCCTCGCTGGCTATGGAAAAATCCACCAGGGTTTTCTCGAAATGTCAAATGTCAATGCCGTACAGGAAATGGTGGACATGATTGTGGCTCAGCGCGCGTATGAATTCAACTCTCGAGCTATTCAAACGAGTGATTCCATGCTTGGAACAGCGAATAGTCTGAAACGATAA
- a CDS encoding DUF4139 domain-containing protein, translating to MRKWIIIFGTCVVLFAWAQEAFVYRDRIVIERDFRAVTQIVLPLGAKDVEIRPEVSLLKEWVTNIYPENLSSTVVEYISLTNQVAQKRKNLQQLEKKLAGQNDRIKLYQDLLRGFASSQNPRTTELMEKYERQYASAEKAIRQLETDIQVLRQEIALLDARIQEISRFLLSKIIPLKILELEKPASGSLRYTLPGGWRASYTLQVEKETLGAEVEIFSSQGFQERVDSLWILGYSYTSPQMEEYLPRLKLYLQTPGRQKTFLKSAQAPEVPRAMSEAEGVFFEPESGSPSPVESSEGQGTVWRITNRVTLSRNTTVKLWEPRKVSLTNTYFVLAPRASWGWYATTLSNTLGYTLIPGEVILDSQGKTQKTILSRSLVASSTYTFPGFEVKDIEVRREVVRDYKEMPSLLRPTVQHEKHYRLTVRNRLPRTIALTVWDRFPLSSEERITVKNIFATDKSSAELKAIQTNDGIVKWQISLKPGEEKVFSFGYTIEYPKDTYYYEHEE from the coding sequence ATGAGAAAATGGATAATCATTTTCGGGACCTGTGTGGTTCTCTTTGCGTGGGCACAGGAGGCTTTTGTCTACCGTGACAGGATTGTCATAGAACGAGATTTTCGTGCGGTTACTCAGATTGTTCTACCCCTTGGGGCAAAGGATGTTGAGATACGTCCTGAAGTGAGCCTTCTCAAGGAATGGGTGACGAATATCTACCCGGAAAACCTCAGTTCTACCGTTGTAGAGTATATTTCTCTTACCAATCAAGTCGCCCAAAAAAGGAAAAACCTCCAGCAGCTTGAGAAAAAACTGGCAGGACAGAATGACAGGATAAAACTTTACCAGGATCTTTTGCGAGGGTTTGCCAGTAGTCAGAATCCCAGAACAACAGAGCTTATGGAGAAGTATGAGAGGCAGTATGCCTCCGCTGAAAAAGCTATTCGTCAGCTGGAAACAGATATTCAGGTCCTTCGACAGGAGATTGCTCTGCTTGATGCCAGGATTCAAGAGATCTCAAGGTTTCTTTTATCAAAGATTATCCCTCTCAAAATACTGGAACTAGAAAAACCAGCCAGTGGAAGTTTACGCTACACACTTCCCGGCGGCTGGAGAGCGTCGTACACTCTCCAGGTGGAGAAGGAGACTCTTGGCGCGGAGGTGGAGATATTTTCGTCTCAGGGTTTTCAGGAGCGTGTGGATTCTCTCTGGATTCTCGGTTACTCCTACACAAGTCCTCAGATGGAGGAATATTTGCCAAGGCTAAAGCTTTATCTTCAAACTCCTGGGAGACAGAAAACATTTCTTAAATCAGCCCAGGCACCCGAGGTTCCACGAGCAATGTCCGAAGCAGAAGGGGTGTTTTTTGAGCCTGAATCCGGTAGCCCTTCACCGGTGGAGTCTTCAGAGGGACAGGGAACGGTATGGCGTATTACGAACCGCGTGACGCTTTCTCGGAATACGACGGTGAAACTCTGGGAACCACGAAAAGTGAGTCTTACGAATACCTATTTTGTTCTGGCACCACGGGCAAGTTGGGGATGGTATGCTACCACTCTCTCCAATACTCTGGGCTATACCCTTATTCCTGGTGAGGTTATTCTTGATTCACAGGGGAAAACACAAAAGACGATACTTTCCCGGAGTCTTGTTGCCAGTAGTACCTACACTTTTCCTGGATTTGAGGTAAAAGATATCGAGGTGAGACGAGAAGTTGTCCGGGATTATAAAGAGATGCCCAGCCTTTTGCGACCAACGGTTCAACATGAAAAACACTACCGGCTGACCGTAAGAAATAGGCTACCAAGAACCATCGCACTGACGGTGTGGGATAGATTTCCTCTTTCCTCCGAAGAGCGGATCACGGTAAAGAATATTTTTGCTACGGATAAAAGCTCCGCAGAGCTCAAAGCTATCCAGACGAATGATGGTATTGTCAAATGGCAGATCAGTCTAAAACCAGGAGAGGAGAAAGTGTTTTCTTTTGGATACACTATAGAATACCCCAAAGACACCTATTACTATGAACATGAGGAATAA
- a CDS encoding heavy metal translocating P-type ATPase, giving the protein MQNIKLKIEGMSCTSCALNIEKALKKSDIILEAKVDFASKEAEIFLKDEKDIEKAIDIVKQTGYNAYPKEEKEIIFNVEGMSCTSCEKRVEKALRKIDGVTDVWVSLSTKQAKVRYEGDIPLKTFYKVVKEVGYELREIEEVDKELIYLKKEKIRLILVWLFTLPIAIKMILSMVFHIEIIPEMIGMYLDLVISGIVIFIIGFPVIRSTFFAFKSLSFNMDSLIGIGTIASFSTGVLKIFGLQIEDFSVIGAMIMAINQIGNYLKQLSTGKASEAIKKLIQLGAKEAHLVTENGIIDIPVNELKISDVMFQGFSTVDESIATGESIPVDRKEGDKVIGATINQSGVIKVKIEKVGSETFLAQVIKMVEEAQRSKVPIQELADKITSYFVPGILLLSLATFLFWFFFPEIGERFLMLVKPVFPWLMIGSDQLSMALFSGIATLVIACPCALGLATPTALMVGMGMGATNGILIRKGEAIEKMKNVNTIVFDKTGTITKGKPLVTDYFAIDKDKLFNYGLALESLSEHPLAKAIVEFIPTKSELKVENFSALAGKGVSGIINGKKVVAGKISFLEEKKVNISFQDREKLIKFANEGKTIVGVAEEDILLGAFAISDDLKIDSIEAIRKLHALGLKIVMLTGDNKLSAEYIAKSVGIDEVYSELLPEDKIEIVKKLQKDGKIVAMVGDGINDAPSLKQADVGIAIGTGTDIAIESSDITLVSGSLMGVYKAFLISTKTFGKIRQNLFWAFFYNIIAIPLAMSGILHPIVAELAMAFSSINVVVNSLTLKRIKI; this is encoded by the coding sequence ATGCAGAACATAAAGCTTAAAATAGAAGGTATGAGTTGTACGAGTTGTGCTTTGAATATTGAAAAGGCTTTAAAAAAGTCTGATATAATTCTTGAAGCAAAAGTAGATTTTGCAAGTAAAGAGGCTGAAATTTTTTTAAAGGATGAAAAAGATATAGAGAAGGCTATTGATATTGTAAAACAGACTGGTTATAATGCTTATCCCAAAGAGGAAAAAGAAATAATCTTCAATGTTGAAGGAATGAGTTGCACAAGTTGTGAAAAAAGGGTAGAAAAGGCATTGAGAAAGATTGATGGGGTTACTGATGTATGGGTGAGCCTAAGTACAAAACAGGCTAAGGTAAGATATGAAGGGGATATTCCATTGAAAACATTTTATAAGGTTGTGAAAGAGGTTGGATATGAGCTTAGAGAAATAGAAGAAGTTGATAAAGAGTTAATTTATCTTAAAAAAGAAAAGATAAGACTCATCTTAGTCTGGCTTTTTACATTACCAATAGCCATTAAAATGATACTTTCAATGGTTTTTCATATTGAAATTATACCAGAGATGATAGGAATGTACTTGGATTTAGTAATAAGCGGGATAGTTATCTTTATAATTGGTTTTCCTGTAATAAGATCAACATTTTTTGCCTTTAAATCCCTTTCTTTTAATATGGATTCTCTTATTGGGATAGGTACAATTGCCTCATTTTCAACAGGAGTATTAAAAATTTTTGGTTTACAGATAGAGGATTTCTCTGTTATTGGTGCAATGATAATGGCAATAAATCAGATTGGAAATTATTTAAAACAACTGTCTACTGGAAAAGCAAGTGAGGCTATAAAGAAGTTAATTCAACTTGGAGCAAAGGAGGCTCATCTTGTTACTGAAAATGGAATTATTGATATTCCAGTAAATGAACTCAAGATTTCTGATGTAATGTTCCAAGGCTTTTCTACTGTAGATGAATCTATAGCTACAGGTGAATCCATACCAGTAGATAGAAAAGAAGGGGATAAAGTAATAGGTGCAACCATTAATCAGTCTGGAGTAATAAAAGTCAAAATAGAAAAGGTCGGTAGTGAAACATTTTTAGCACAGGTAATAAAGATGGTAGAAGAGGCGCAGAGAAGCAAAGTTCCAATTCAAGAGCTTGCGGATAAAATTACTTCTTACTTTGTTCCAGGAATACTCTTACTTTCCTTAGCTACCTTTCTTTTTTGGTTTTTCTTTCCAGAAATTGGAGAGAGATTTTTAATGCTTGTTAAACCAGTTTTCCCGTGGCTAATGATAGGAAGTGATCAATTGTCGATGGCTTTGTTTAGTGGAATTGCAACACTTGTTATAGCTTGTCCATGTGCTCTTGGGCTTGCTACTCCGACAGCCTTAATGGTTGGAATGGGAATGGGCGCGACAAATGGGATATTGATTCGCAAAGGTGAAGCGATAGAAAAGATGAAAAATGTGAACACGATAGTTTTTGATAAGACAGGTACCATAACGAAAGGCAAACCACTAGTTACGGACTATTTTGCCATTGATAAAGATAAACTTTTTAACTATGGGCTAGCACTCGAAAGCCTGTCAGAACATCCGCTTGCTAAAGCAATAGTTGAATTTATTCCTACAAAAAGTGAATTAAAAGTTGAAAACTTTAGTGCCTTAGCTGGCAAAGGAGTTTCTGGAATTATAAATGGCAAAAAGGTTGTAGCAGGGAAAATAAGTTTTCTTGAAGAGAAAAAAGTAAATATTTCCTTTCAGGATAGAGAAAAGCTTATAAAATTCGCCAATGAGGGTAAAACTATTGTTGGAGTTGCTGAGGAAGATATTTTGTTGGGGGCTTTTGCAATCTCTGATGATTTAAAGATTGATTCTATTGAGGCTATAAGAAAGCTTCATGCCCTTGGTTTAAAGATAGTAATGCTAACAGGGGACAACAAACTTTCAGCTGAATATATTGCAAAAAGTGTTGGTATTGATGAGGTTTATTCTGAACTTCTGCCAGAAGATAAGATTGAAATAGTAAAAAAGCTTCAAAAAGATGGTAAAATAGTAGCGATGGTTGGTGATGGAATAAACGATGCGCCTTCCTTAAAGCAAGCGGATGTAGGGATAGCTATAGGAACGGGGACAGATATTGCTATCGAATCAAGTGATATAACCCTTGTGAGTGGAAGTTTGATGGGAGTATATAAGGCGTTTTTGATATCTACAAAGACATTTGGTAAAATTAGACAAAACCTTTTCTGGGCGTTTTTCTACAATATTATAGCCATTCCACTCGCAATGAGTGGAATACTTCATCCAATAGTTGCTGAACTTGCTATGGCATTTAGCTCGATTAATGTTGTAGTAAATTCTTTGACTTTAAAGCGGATAAAAATATAA